The DNA segment CCGCCCTCGTACGTGAGAGTCTGTCTCACGAAATACCTGTTCGCGACTTCAAGGACGATATTCCCCGAAGCGTTCTGTTTCACGTAGAACGTCTCGTTAGTGCCTCCGACGTCATGTTGATAGCTGAAATTGACGGAGAACTTCCCGCGGTCTTCCCTCCCCGTGAGTTCCCCGACGGTTGGTGCGGAAAAGATGGGGACCCCGTCGATACCTACCTCAATAGGAGTGAACCCGCTGCTCCTCATGCATGGCTCATTTTGACGCAGCATGATCACACAGGAGAGAACTTGCAGATCAACCGATCCCTTGAGCGTGCCGAACTGTCCGTAAACCTCATTCATATGAGCGGATTCGGCGTCCTTCATCCAGACAGGAACGTACTGGTTCACTATCATGGAAAAGAACGTCATGACGACCATCAGGGCCATGATCGTGCCCACTGTGGAAGCCACACCTTTGTTGTCCCACTTGAGTTTCCTCTTTATCCTAAAAGCTCTGCGCGAGGGCTCCATCACATCACCTGGAAGAATCGGATTCCTCTTAGTTCTAATGTTGGATGACGTATTTATATGTGTCGCCACCAATTGCAACTGGTCATTCCAATCAATGATATTTAGGAGCCCTCGGATTTAGGGTTGAAACCCTAACTTTAATATGTGCAGAATCATATGAAACTCCGCTGCCGCAGTAACTCAGTTGGGAGAGTGCAAGACTGAAGATCTTGAAGTCGCCGGTTCAAGTCCGGCCTGCGGCATTCCCGACTTAGCTTAGACTGGCTAGAGCGGCTGACTGTAGTTGGTTCCCGGAGTCTTTCCGGTCTCGGCCGATATCAGCAGATCCCCGGTTCAAATCCGGGAGTCGGGACTTCTGCGGGGCTCACAAGCCCCCACTTCCCCTAGGACCTTCAACTCAGTTCAACCCACCGACACGAACGGAGCCCGAACGCGCCTCGTGGGTCTTCATGTGGTGTTACGGGTTCCTTGAAGTTATAGTTGGCAGTATGACAGATGGTCTGGCCGATTGGAACTCCTTCCGAATTTCTTTATTTTCTACGGCCTTCCTCAAACTGGCTCGTCAATCTCTTTCCCATGTGCCAGTCGATGTGCATCATCCATAGAGCTCCCAGAACTATGACAAAGACAGCAATAATGGACACCGAGGCCGAGACAACATTCCATGTCATCACCTGATAATAATAAGTTCCCGAACCATCACCAGCAGAGACTGGTATCGTAACTGGTAGAAGAAGGGGGAACAGCAGTGATATCGACATGAAGATGATACCGAAATACAACACCGATCTCGCTGTATGCCTATTCTTCCTGAGGTGATATTCCTCGTATTCTATCTCGCCCTTCACACGAATGATCTTCTCCCCGCAATTCGGACAGAAGTTCTTTCCCTCCGGAATGGATTCCCCGCATTCTTTACAGTCTACCAAAATCTTCCCTCCCAATCTGAGTGGATTAGGGCTGTCACAAGACAACTTCTGGCGACAGAGTGTCCTGGATTGACAACCCTATATCCAGTCCTCTCCCAAGACACTCTTATCGCCAAGAAGTGAATGGGAGTGAAGGGTTTAAAGTTTTCTTTGAGCGAGGATACACACCTGAAAGCGTGCCTCTACTTCGAAAAAGAACCCCTCAGTCGCTTTCTGTTGCAGCAGATTGGGTAATAGCTAGCTGTTGAAGTTGTGTGAGTTTCTGGTTCATCTTGACATAAC comes from the Candidatus Thermoplasmatota archaeon genome and includes:
- a CDS encoding zinc-ribbon domain-containing protein, translating into MVDCKECGESIPEGKNFCPNCGEKIIRVKGEIEYEEYHLRKNRHTARSVLYFGIIFMSISLLFPLLLPVTIPVSAGDGSGTYYYQVMTWNVVSASVSIIAVFVIVLGALWMMHIDWHMGKRLTSQFEEGRRK